A part of Numenius arquata chromosome 16, bNumArq3.hap1.1, whole genome shotgun sequence genomic DNA contains:
- the AIFM3 gene encoding apoptosis-inducing factor 3 isoform X2: MGGCFSKPKPVEVKIEVVIPEKERSKEEMSPNGKASPLIYKVNGTARHYHLEEHPIASNPYHNPKDVVEASVCHVKDLENGQMREVDLGCGKALLIKESGEFHAVGHKCPHYGAPLVKGVLSKGRVRCPWHGACFNISTGDIEDFPGLDSLPRFQVKIEKEKVYIRASKQALQTQRRTKMMAKCISLSNYNLSSTNVLIIGAGAAGLVCAETLRQEGFSDRIVMCTMDRHLPYDRPKLSKSMDSHPEQITLRPKDFFRTYDIEVLTEMQVAAVDIKNKTAVFKDGFKMEYNKLLIATGNTPKALSCKGKEVENVFNIRTPEDANRVVKLATSKNVVIVGASFLGMEVAAYLAERAHSVSLVELEEVPFKKFFGEKVGRAVMKMFESNRVKFYMQTEVSELREQEGKLKEVVLKSGKVLRADVCVVGVGAVPATGFLKQSGINIDSKGFIVVNKMMQTNIPGVFAAGDAVTFPLALRNNKKVNIPHWQMAHMHGRIAALNMLAHGMEISTVPYLWTAMFGKSIRYAGHGEGFDDVVIQGDLDELKFVAFYTKSDEVVAVASMNYDPIVSKVTEVLSAGRTIRKRDVELFVRHGKTGDMSWLTGKGS; the protein is encoded by the exons ATGGGAGGATGCTTCTCCAAGCCCAAACCAG TTGAAGTGAAAATTGAAGTTGTGATACCCGAGAAGGAGAGAAGCAAGGAGGAGATGTCGCCCAACGGGAAAGCCAGCCCCCTGATCTACAAAGTCAATGGGACTGCCCGGCATTATCACCTGGAGGAGCATCCCATTGCCAGCAACCCCTACCACAACCCAAAGGATGTGGTGGAGGCATCTGTGTGCCACGTGAAGGACCTGGAGAATGGACA GATGCGGGAAGTGGACCTGGGCTGCGGGAAGGCTCTGCTCATCAAGGAGAGTGGCGAGTTCCACGCCGTGGGACACAAGTGTCCCCATTATGGGGCTCCACTGGTCAAAG GGGTTTTGTCCAAAGGAAGAGTCCGCTGTCCCTGGCACGGAGCTTGCTTCAATATCAGCACAGGAGACATAGAGGACTTTCCTGGCTTGGACAGCTTACCCAGGTTCCAG GTGAAGATTGAGAAGGAGAAGGTGTACATCCGAGCAAGCAAGCAG GCTCTTCAGACACAGAGGAGGACAAAGATGATGGCAAAGTGCATCTCCTTGAGCAACTATAACCTGAGCAGTACCAACGTGCTGATCATTGGTGCAG GGGCAGCTGGACTGGTCTGTGCAGAGACCTTGCGCCAGGAGGGTTTCTCAGACAGGATTGTGATGTGCACGATGGACAGACACCTGCCCTACGACAGACCAAAGCTCAGTAAG TCAATGGAttcccacccagagcagatcaCCCTGCGCCCCAAGGACTTCTTCCGCACCTATGACATCGAAGTCCTGACGGAAATGCAG GTTGCAGCTGTGGATATCAAGAACAAGACAGCCGTGTTCAAGGATGGATTCAAGATGGAATACAACAAGCTGCTGATAGCGACTGGAAACAC GCCCAAAGCTCTCAGCTGCAAGGGCAAGGAGGTGGAAAACGTTTTCAACATCCGGACACCCGAAGACGCCAACCGTGTCGTGAAGCTGGCCACGAGCAAGAATGTGGTTATCGTGGGAGCATCCTTCCTGG ggatggaggtggcagCCTACCTCGCAGAGAGGGCTCACTCGGTGTCCCTGGTGGAGCTGGAGGAAGTTCCCTTCAAGAAGTTCTTTGGAGAGAAGGTTGGCCGCGCTGTCATGAAG ATGTTCGAGAGCAACAGGGTGAAGTTCTACATGCAGACAGAGGTGTCggagctgagggagcaggagggcaaG CTGAAAGAGGTTGTGCTGAAGAGCGGGAAGGTCCTGCGCGCTGACGTGTGTGTGGTTGGTGTTG GCGCAGTCCCAGCGACAGGCTTTCTCAAGCAGAGTGGCATCAACATTGACTCCAAAGGCTTCATCGTGGTCAACAAG ATGATGCAAACCAACATCCCCGGAGTCTTTGCAGCCGGTGATGCTGTCACATTCCCACTGGCCTTGAGGAATAATAAGAAGGTGAACATCCCTCACTGGCAGATGGCCCATATGCACG GCCGTATAGCTGCATTGAACATGCTAGCCCACGGCATGGAGATCAGCACAGTCCCATATCTGTGGACTGCTATGTTCGGGAAGAGCATCCGATACGCGG GCCATGGGGAAGGATTCGATGATGTCGTCATtcagggagatttagatgaactGAAGTTTGTGGCATTTTATACCAA
- the AIFM3 gene encoding apoptosis-inducing factor 3 isoform X3: MGGCFSKPKPVEVKIEVVIPEKERSKEEMSPNGKASPLIYKVNGTARHYHLEEHPIASNPYHNPKDVVEASVCHVKDLENGQMREVDLGCGKALLIKESGEFHAVGHKCPHYGAPLVKGVLSKGRVRCPWHGACFNISTGDIEDFPGLDSLPRFQVKIEKEKVYIRASKQALQTQRRTKMMAKCISLSNYNLSSTNVLIIGAGAAGLVCAETLRQEGFSDRIVMCTMDRHLPYDRPKLSKSMDSHPEQITLRPKDFFRTYDIEVLTEMQVAAVDIKNKTAVFKDGFKMEYNKLLIATGNTPKALSCKGKEVENVFNIRTPEDANRVVKLATSKNVVIVGASFLGMEVAAYLAERAHSVSLVELEEVPFKKFFGEKVGRAVMKMFESNRVKFYMQTEVSELREQEGKLKEVVLKSGKVLRADVCVVGVGAVPATGFLKQSGINIDSKGFIVVNKMMQTNIPGVFAAGDAVTFPLALRNNKKVNIPHWQMAHMHGRIAALNMLAHGMEISTVPYLWTAMFGKSIRYAGHGEGFDDVVIQGDLDELKFVAFYTKSDEVVAVASMNYDPIVSKVTEVLSAGRTIRKRDVETGDMSWLTGKGS, encoded by the exons ATGGGAGGATGCTTCTCCAAGCCCAAACCAG TTGAAGTGAAAATTGAAGTTGTGATACCCGAGAAGGAGAGAAGCAAGGAGGAGATGTCGCCCAACGGGAAAGCCAGCCCCCTGATCTACAAAGTCAATGGGACTGCCCGGCATTATCACCTGGAGGAGCATCCCATTGCCAGCAACCCCTACCACAACCCAAAGGATGTGGTGGAGGCATCTGTGTGCCACGTGAAGGACCTGGAGAATGGACA GATGCGGGAAGTGGACCTGGGCTGCGGGAAGGCTCTGCTCATCAAGGAGAGTGGCGAGTTCCACGCCGTGGGACACAAGTGTCCCCATTATGGGGCTCCACTGGTCAAAG GGGTTTTGTCCAAAGGAAGAGTCCGCTGTCCCTGGCACGGAGCTTGCTTCAATATCAGCACAGGAGACATAGAGGACTTTCCTGGCTTGGACAGCTTACCCAGGTTCCAG GTGAAGATTGAGAAGGAGAAGGTGTACATCCGAGCAAGCAAGCAG GCTCTTCAGACACAGAGGAGGACAAAGATGATGGCAAAGTGCATCTCCTTGAGCAACTATAACCTGAGCAGTACCAACGTGCTGATCATTGGTGCAG GGGCAGCTGGACTGGTCTGTGCAGAGACCTTGCGCCAGGAGGGTTTCTCAGACAGGATTGTGATGTGCACGATGGACAGACACCTGCCCTACGACAGACCAAAGCTCAGTAAG TCAATGGAttcccacccagagcagatcaCCCTGCGCCCCAAGGACTTCTTCCGCACCTATGACATCGAAGTCCTGACGGAAATGCAG GTTGCAGCTGTGGATATCAAGAACAAGACAGCCGTGTTCAAGGATGGATTCAAGATGGAATACAACAAGCTGCTGATAGCGACTGGAAACAC GCCCAAAGCTCTCAGCTGCAAGGGCAAGGAGGTGGAAAACGTTTTCAACATCCGGACACCCGAAGACGCCAACCGTGTCGTGAAGCTGGCCACGAGCAAGAATGTGGTTATCGTGGGAGCATCCTTCCTGG ggatggaggtggcagCCTACCTCGCAGAGAGGGCTCACTCGGTGTCCCTGGTGGAGCTGGAGGAAGTTCCCTTCAAGAAGTTCTTTGGAGAGAAGGTTGGCCGCGCTGTCATGAAG ATGTTCGAGAGCAACAGGGTGAAGTTCTACATGCAGACAGAGGTGTCggagctgagggagcaggagggcaaG CTGAAAGAGGTTGTGCTGAAGAGCGGGAAGGTCCTGCGCGCTGACGTGTGTGTGGTTGGTGTTG GCGCAGTCCCAGCGACAGGCTTTCTCAAGCAGAGTGGCATCAACATTGACTCCAAAGGCTTCATCGTGGTCAACAAG ATGATGCAAACCAACATCCCCGGAGTCTTTGCAGCCGGTGATGCTGTCACATTCCCACTGGCCTTGAGGAATAATAAGAAGGTGAACATCCCTCACTGGCAGATGGCCCATATGCACG GCCGTATAGCTGCATTGAACATGCTAGCCCACGGCATGGAGATCAGCACAGTCCCATATCTGTGGACTGCTATGTTCGGGAAGAGCATCCGATACGCGG GCCATGGGGAAGGATTCGATGATGTCGTCATtcagggagatttagatgaactGAAGTTTGTGGCATTTTATACCAA
- the AIFM3 gene encoding apoptosis-inducing factor 3 isoform X1: MGGCFSKPKPGDCPPAPCPCVEVKIEVVIPEKERSKEEMSPNGKASPLIYKVNGTARHYHLEEHPIASNPYHNPKDVVEASVCHVKDLENGQMREVDLGCGKALLIKESGEFHAVGHKCPHYGAPLVKGVLSKGRVRCPWHGACFNISTGDIEDFPGLDSLPRFQVKIEKEKVYIRASKQALQTQRRTKMMAKCISLSNYNLSSTNVLIIGAGAAGLVCAETLRQEGFSDRIVMCTMDRHLPYDRPKLSKSMDSHPEQITLRPKDFFRTYDIEVLTEMQVAAVDIKNKTAVFKDGFKMEYNKLLIATGNTPKALSCKGKEVENVFNIRTPEDANRVVKLATSKNVVIVGASFLGMEVAAYLAERAHSVSLVELEEVPFKKFFGEKVGRAVMKMFESNRVKFYMQTEVSELREQEGKLKEVVLKSGKVLRADVCVVGVGAVPATGFLKQSGINIDSKGFIVVNKMMQTNIPGVFAAGDAVTFPLALRNNKKVNIPHWQMAHMHGRIAALNMLAHGMEISTVPYLWTAMFGKSIRYAGHGEGFDDVVIQGDLDELKFVAFYTKSDEVVAVASMNYDPIVSKVTEVLSAGRTIRKRDVETGDMSWLTGKGS, translated from the exons ATGGGAGGATGCTTCTCCAAGCCCAAACCAGGTGACTGCCCTCCGGCGCCATGCCCCTGTG TTGAAGTGAAAATTGAAGTTGTGATACCCGAGAAGGAGAGAAGCAAGGAGGAGATGTCGCCCAACGGGAAAGCCAGCCCCCTGATCTACAAAGTCAATGGGACTGCCCGGCATTATCACCTGGAGGAGCATCCCATTGCCAGCAACCCCTACCACAACCCAAAGGATGTGGTGGAGGCATCTGTGTGCCACGTGAAGGACCTGGAGAATGGACA GATGCGGGAAGTGGACCTGGGCTGCGGGAAGGCTCTGCTCATCAAGGAGAGTGGCGAGTTCCACGCCGTGGGACACAAGTGTCCCCATTATGGGGCTCCACTGGTCAAAG GGGTTTTGTCCAAAGGAAGAGTCCGCTGTCCCTGGCACGGAGCTTGCTTCAATATCAGCACAGGAGACATAGAGGACTTTCCTGGCTTGGACAGCTTACCCAGGTTCCAG GTGAAGATTGAGAAGGAGAAGGTGTACATCCGAGCAAGCAAGCAG GCTCTTCAGACACAGAGGAGGACAAAGATGATGGCAAAGTGCATCTCCTTGAGCAACTATAACCTGAGCAGTACCAACGTGCTGATCATTGGTGCAG GGGCAGCTGGACTGGTCTGTGCAGAGACCTTGCGCCAGGAGGGTTTCTCAGACAGGATTGTGATGTGCACGATGGACAGACACCTGCCCTACGACAGACCAAAGCTCAGTAAG TCAATGGAttcccacccagagcagatcaCCCTGCGCCCCAAGGACTTCTTCCGCACCTATGACATCGAAGTCCTGACGGAAATGCAG GTTGCAGCTGTGGATATCAAGAACAAGACAGCCGTGTTCAAGGATGGATTCAAGATGGAATACAACAAGCTGCTGATAGCGACTGGAAACAC GCCCAAAGCTCTCAGCTGCAAGGGCAAGGAGGTGGAAAACGTTTTCAACATCCGGACACCCGAAGACGCCAACCGTGTCGTGAAGCTGGCCACGAGCAAGAATGTGGTTATCGTGGGAGCATCCTTCCTGG ggatggaggtggcagCCTACCTCGCAGAGAGGGCTCACTCGGTGTCCCTGGTGGAGCTGGAGGAAGTTCCCTTCAAGAAGTTCTTTGGAGAGAAGGTTGGCCGCGCTGTCATGAAG ATGTTCGAGAGCAACAGGGTGAAGTTCTACATGCAGACAGAGGTGTCggagctgagggagcaggagggcaaG CTGAAAGAGGTTGTGCTGAAGAGCGGGAAGGTCCTGCGCGCTGACGTGTGTGTGGTTGGTGTTG GCGCAGTCCCAGCGACAGGCTTTCTCAAGCAGAGTGGCATCAACATTGACTCCAAAGGCTTCATCGTGGTCAACAAG ATGATGCAAACCAACATCCCCGGAGTCTTTGCAGCCGGTGATGCTGTCACATTCCCACTGGCCTTGAGGAATAATAAGAAGGTGAACATCCCTCACTGGCAGATGGCCCATATGCACG GCCGTATAGCTGCATTGAACATGCTAGCCCACGGCATGGAGATCAGCACAGTCCCATATCTGTGGACTGCTATGTTCGGGAAGAGCATCCGATACGCGG GCCATGGGGAAGGATTCGATGATGTCGTCATtcagggagatttagatgaactGAAGTTTGTGGCATTTTATACCAA